From one Lemur catta isolate mLemCat1 chromosome 5, mLemCat1.pri, whole genome shotgun sequence genomic stretch:
- the LOC123637742 gene encoding 60S ribosomal protein L26-like gives MKFNPFVTSERSKNRKRHFDAPSHIFREIMSSPLSKELRPKDNVRSMPIQKDDVVQVVLGQYKGQQICKVVQVYRKKYVICIEPVRQEEANGTIAHVDTHPSKVVITRLKLSKDHKKILEWKAKSHQVGKEKGKYKEETIE, from the coding sequence ATGAAGTTCAATCCCTTTGTGACTTCTGAGCGAAGCAAGAACCGCAAAAGGCATTTCGATGCCCCTTCCCACATCTTCAGGGAGATTATGTCTTCCCCTCTTTCCAAAGAGCTGAGACCTAAGGACAATGTTCGATCCATGCCCATCCAAAAGGATGATGTAGTTCAGGTGGTTCTGGGACAATATAAAGGTCAGCAAATTTGCAAAGTAGTCCAGGTTTACAGGAAGAAATATGTCATCTGCATTGAACCGGTGCGGCAGGAAGAGGCTAATGGCACAATTGCTCATGTGGACACTCACCCCAGCAAGGTGGTTATTACTAGGCTTAAACTGAGCAAAGACCACAAAAAGATCCTTGAATGGAAAGCCAAGTCTCACCaagtaggaaaggaaaagggcaagtacaaagaagaaacaaTTGAGTAG